From the genome of Bacteroides sp. MSB163, one region includes:
- the mnmD gene encoding tRNA (5-methylaminomethyl-2-thiouridine)(34)-methyltransferase MnmD: protein MKRIIERTEDGSATLFVPELDEHYHSVKGARTESQHIFIDMGLKASAAPQPHVLEIGFGTGLNALLTLEAAEQDARPVHYIGIELYPLAWEEVNALGYSNNPLFEQLHTAPWEEDVKISPHFTLRKIKGDANTVINSSFSPSVVYFDAFAPEKQPEMWNEQLFRSLYVYMNTGGILTTYCAKGVIRRMLQAVGFRVERLPGPPGGKREILRATKEKP from the coding sequence ATGAAACGAATTATAGAACGTACGGAAGATGGAAGCGCAACACTGTTTGTGCCCGAACTGGATGAACATTATCATTCGGTGAAAGGGGCGCGTACAGAATCGCAGCATATCTTTATCGACATGGGTCTGAAAGCCTCTGCCGCACCGCAACCGCACGTTCTTGAGATAGGCTTCGGCACCGGACTGAATGCCTTGCTCACACTGGAAGCTGCCGAACAGGATGCGCGTCCCGTACATTATATCGGTATCGAGCTCTATCCCCTTGCGTGGGAAGAAGTCAATGCACTAGGATATAGCAATAACCCGCTATTCGAGCAGCTACACACCGCCCCGTGGGAAGAAGACGTAAAAATATCCCCGCACTTCACTCTGCGGAAGATAAAAGGAGATGCGAATACAGTGATTAATTCTTCATTTTCCCCCTCCGTCGTTTACTTCGATGCTTTCGCCCCTGAAAAGCAACCAGAAATGTGGAACGAGCAATTATTTCGCTCTCTTTACGTTTATATGAATACAGGGGGAATATTGACGACGTATTGCGCCAAAGGTGTCATCCGCCGTATGTTGCAAGCAGTGGGCTTCCGTGTGGAGCGCCTTCCGGGACCTCCGGGGGGAAAGCGGGAGATACTGAGAGCAACGAAAGAGAAACCATAA